The Acropora muricata isolate sample 2 unplaced genomic scaffold, ASM3666990v1 scaffold_712, whole genome shotgun sequence genome window below encodes:
- the LOC136906399 gene encoding uncharacterized protein produces the protein MENPEKKGARSHHVQVRCRIPGCDARVCDIKRHLRTHLKRQEINEEDIDSYAEIMRHGKQKSLVSSGNPSKRGKTSVRRRKKWCPMPQCTTICVRMDKHLQQDHNLKVGTVPYKVHLKEAKPYKGIMELDDHPRSVLAGEPSTSSAGPQQTEAADCEDDSSSDGATNICPPSASESDSEADPESTSSDSGDRDPPKETNLKYFNSTTFSSARHQWLCGFFQYLGLPDAGYRKETQRLQHASQIKILLETLAADEDDLECLGAENGDAVWVRWVDPHLQNKSKAPGTLTSYLTSLQLFLTYLTGRKYHPRSMPSLSPFLKDIFSQMIPALKGWRACIDSFSQDSQLRKYIGECDALITNDDIDNLKKSKPYLEGASIIDLAETGASITSRQFTLVRDYLLCRLTLATGTRPGALNNVLLSDYETSRVSEGNRIILVPKHKRTKDGPAMLGMDPLMQKEMATYVSHIRPAFANPGEKKLFVKDDGAGFPEGTIGKCVVAFFERSGVTSTRVGHTHIRKYIATQTHEKGNEEEGHTVEKVMSHGSTTKQRCYMRADCTRTASKAMEVIARVTGRGSPQSSKPKARSPSPSGSRPLPASAEIPVMVFGNVPLTEGQKLAISAVFAEELAKSIPVSRSQVCSRISTSSSLRHMASSSTAIKKIQNYISYKQRKNPDLPHPPSSTASATSRVGRWVSDLAETRSTTSVREAWNDEDTDAITQHLSSYMSCPPKTTLQELFQSSDQLRAIMDREGFSRCYEKSKNIVRKRKRQDP, from the coding sequence ATGGAAAACCCAGAAAAAAAAGGTGCACGCAGTCACCACGTGCAGGTGAGATGTCGCATTCCTGGGTGCGATGCTCGGGTTTGCGACATCAAACGCCATCTGCGAACGCACCTGAAGCGTCAGGAAATAAACGAGGAGGATATAGATTCCTATGCGGAAATCATGCGGCATGGGAAACAGAAGTCGCTCGTCTCCTCCGGCAACCCCTCAAAAAGGGGGAAGACATCAGTGCGCCGGAGAAAGAAATGGTGCCCCATGCCGCAGTGTACCACCATTTGCGTCCGCATGGACAAACATCTGCAGCAAGATCACAACCTGAAGGTCGGCACTGTGCCATACAAGGTACACCTCAAGGAGGCCAAACCTTACAAGGGGATCATGGAGCTGGACGACCATCCCCGCAGTGTGCTCGCCGGCGAGCCCTCAACATCATCAGCTGGACCTCAGCAGACCGAGGCAGCAGACTGCGAGGATGATTCGTCCAGTGATGGGGCGACTAACATCTGTCCCCCATCAGCCTCAGAGTCTGACTCTGAGGCTGACCCTGAGTCAACATCATCCGACTCAGGGGACCGTGATCCCCCGAAAGAGACGAACCTGAAGTATTTCAACAGTACAACATTTAGCAGTGCCCGTCATCAATGGCTCTGTGGGTTCTTTCAGTACCTTGGCCTTCCAGACGCAGGTTACCGTAAGGAGACACAGCGCCTGCAGCACGCGTCTCAGATCAAGATCCTCCTTGAGACGCTGGCAGCTGACGAGGATGACCTGGAGTGCCTGGGGGCAGAGAATGGTGATGCCGTCTGGGTCAGGTGGGTTGACCCACATCTGCAGAATAAGTCAAAGGCCCCTGGGACCTTAACATCTTACTTGACTTCTCTGCAGTTGTTCCTCACCTACCTGACCGGACGCAAATACCATCCGAGGAGCATGCCATCTCTGTCCCCCTTTCTCAAGGATATCTTCAGCCAGATGATACCTGCATTGAAGGGCTGGAGAGCGTGCATTGATTCTTTCTCGCAGGACTCCCAACTGCGCAAATACATCGGGGAGTGTGATGCCCTCATCACAAATGATGACATCGACAACttgaaaaagagcaaacctTACCTCGAGGGCGCCAGCATAATCGACCTGGCAGAGACCGGTGCGTCCATTACCAGCAGACAGTTCACCCTTGTGAGGGATTATCTCCTGTGTAGACTGACGTTGGCCACTGGTACTCGTCCTGGCGCCCTCAACAACGTACTCCTCTCGGATTACGAGACGTCCAGGGTGAGCGAAGGCAACCGGATCATCCTGGTGCCCAAGCACAAAAGAACAAAGGATGGGCCTGCCATGCTGGGGATGGACCCACTAATGCAGAAGGAGATGGCAACATACGTCTCCCACATCCGGCCTGCCTTCGCTAACCCTGGAGAGAAGAAGCTCTTTGTCAAGGACGACGGAGCCGGGTTCCCTGAGGGCACCATTGGAAAATGTGTTGTGGCCTTCTTTGAGCGAAGTGGTGTGACCAGCACTCGTGTTGGCCACACTCACATTCGCAAATACATCGCAACTCAGACCCATGAAAAGGGGAATGAGGAGGAAGGCCACACCGTTGAGAAGGTGATGTCTCACGGGTCCACCACAAAACAGAGATGCTACATGCGGGCGGACTGCACCCGGACGGCCTCCAAAGCCATGGAGGTCATAGCCAGAGTAACCGGCCGAGGCAGTCCGCAATCGTCTAAACCCAAAGCACGCTCGCCATCACCATCCGGCAGCCGACCCCTCCCAGCATCTGCAGAGATACCAGTTATGGTCTTCGGCAATGTGCCATTGACTGAAGGCCAGAAGCTGGCGATCTCTGCGGTGTTCGCGGAGGAGTTGGCCAAGAGCATCCCTGTGAGCCGCAGCCAGGTGTGCAGTAGAATATCTACTTCCAGCAGCCTACGCCACATGGCTTCCTCTTCTACCGCCATCAAGAAGATACAGAATTACATCTCATACAAACAGCGGAAGAACCCTGACCTGCCTCATCCACCTTCCAGCACGGCCTCTGCCACTTCACGTGTTGGAAGGTGGGTGAGCGACCTCGCTGAGACAAGATCCACCACCAGCGTCAGAGAGGCCTGGAATGACGAGGATACAGACGCCATCACTCAACATCTGAGTTCCTACATGTCGTGTCCTCCTAAGACCACTCTCCAGGAGCTATTCCAGTCCTCCGACCAGTTGAGAGCCATCATGGACAGGGAAGGGTTCTCCCGCTGTTATGAAAAATCAAAGAACATCGTGAGGAAGAGGAAACGGCAAGACCCGTGA